In Gossypium hirsutum isolate 1008001.06 chromosome D06, Gossypium_hirsutum_v2.1, whole genome shotgun sequence, one genomic interval encodes:
- the LOC107943375 gene encoding cysteine-rich receptor-like protein kinase 14, which yields MSVSFDQSFSCYVGSSNFTTNTTYAKNLYFILHSLPNNVSEHGGFFTITVGQGSNKAYVLGLCRGDLTSYVFHSCVKFAVDDLRARCPNQKEEISWSSDPPCILHYANRHFFKMLELYPTTFVHNNRNITSNLPQFDTVWESLMESVVTKASNSSSTLKYATGKVTFTASTTIYALTQCNPKLAHNDYDSCLRELRIKKIPKKFNYLTWYQEAFLIRT from the exons ATGAGTGTATCCTTTGATCAAAGCTTCAGTTGCTATGTTGGCTCTAGTAATTTCACTACTAATACTACATATGCCAAAAACCTATACTTTATTCTCCATTCTCTCCCAAATAATGTGTCTGAACATGGTGGTTTCTTTACTATCACTGTTGGCCAAGGCTCCAACAAAGCCTACGTTCTTGGGCTATGCAGAGGAGACTTAACTTCATATGTTTTTCATAGTTGTGTCAAGTTCGCAGTTGATGATCTGAGAGCTAGGTGTCCCAACcaaaaagaagagatttcatGGTCAAGTGACCCCCCATGTATTCTGCATTATGCAAATCGCCACTTTTTCAAAATGCTGGAGTTATACCCTACTACTTTTGTCCATAACAACCGCAATATCACCTCCAACTTACCACAATTTGATACAGTTTGGGAGAGTTTGATGGAAAGTGTGGTGACAAAGGCTTCCAACAGCTCTTCTACTCTCAAGTACGCAACCGGGAAAGTAACTTTTACAGCATCTACAACTATATATGCATTAACGCAGTGCAATCCAAAATTAGCACACAATGATTATGATTCATGCCTAAGGGAATTG AGGATAAAGAAGATACCCAAGAAGTTCAATTACTTGACTTGGTACCAGGAAGCGTTCCTCATAAGAACTTGA